In one window of Haloprofundus halophilus DNA:
- a CDS encoding MFS transporter, giving the protein MSTETELKQGIREHLGQFSLHVLLVFATGLTIGSERAVVPVLGRDVLGVESLLVIGSFVVSFGFVKALLNLYAGKWGGEYGRKPVLVLGWATALPLPVILIFAPSWGWITVGNILLGINQALTWSMAINAKIDIAGPEQRGLAVGIDEAFGYSGVAAGAWVTGVIAARTSLRPEPFYFLAVVVVLAFLISIFLIKETVQLAAVEVDDDDHHDANLPFIEVLKRATYGDRTLFAAAQAGHIEKFVDTLFWLAVPLYLTGRGLGIAAVGLVIGIHSAMYFFQIATGGLADRIGRRPPVVVGMFLAGAGILGMVLVEGYLPWAVLSGVSGLGMALLYPNLMTVPGDAAHPTWRATGMGVYRMWRDAGYGVGAILIGLSMEFVNVEAAFYTTALLMFVSGAIVYVWMEETHPDFGTHEPPAPATEPPTRVVSED; this is encoded by the coding sequence ATGAGTACGGAAACCGAACTCAAACAGGGCATCCGCGAGCACCTCGGGCAGTTCTCGCTACACGTCCTACTGGTGTTTGCGACGGGCCTGACCATCGGGTCCGAGCGCGCCGTCGTGCCTGTGCTAGGTCGTGACGTGCTCGGCGTCGAGTCGCTGCTCGTCATCGGCTCGTTCGTCGTCTCGTTCGGGTTCGTCAAGGCGCTGCTCAACCTCTACGCCGGCAAGTGGGGCGGCGAATACGGCCGCAAGCCGGTGCTCGTCCTCGGGTGGGCGACTGCACTACCGCTTCCGGTCATCCTGATCTTCGCGCCGAGTTGGGGCTGGATCACCGTCGGAAACATCCTCCTCGGCATCAACCAAGCGTTGACGTGGAGTATGGCGATCAACGCCAAGATAGACATCGCAGGTCCCGAGCAGCGAGGGCTGGCCGTCGGTATCGACGAGGCGTTCGGTTACAGCGGCGTCGCCGCCGGTGCCTGGGTCACGGGGGTCATCGCCGCCCGGACGAGTCTCCGACCCGAGCCGTTCTACTTCCTCGCTGTCGTGGTCGTGTTGGCGTTCCTCATCTCGATCTTCCTTATCAAGGAGACGGTCCAGCTCGCGGCGGTGGAAGTCGACGACGACGACCACCACGACGCGAATCTCCCGTTCATCGAGGTCCTGAAGCGGGCGACCTACGGAGACAGAACGCTGTTCGCCGCGGCACAGGCGGGTCACATCGAGAAGTTCGTCGACACGCTGTTCTGGCTCGCCGTCCCACTGTATCTCACCGGTCGGGGGCTCGGAATCGCGGCTGTCGGGCTCGTTATCGGAATCCACAGTGCGATGTACTTCTTTCAGATCGCAACCGGTGGCCTCGCGGATCGGATTGGTCGCCGCCCGCCCGTCGTCGTCGGCATGTTCCTCGCCGGCGCGGGTATCCTGGGAATGGTACTCGTCGAAGGGTATCTCCCGTGGGCCGTTCTCTCGGGCGTTTCCGGGCTCGGAATGGCGCTACTCTACCCGAATCTGATGACCGTTCCGGGCGATGCGGCTCATCCGACGTGGCGTGCGACGGGGATGGGCGTCTACCGGATGTGGCGTGACGCTGGCTACGGAGTCGGTGCGATCCTGATCGGACTCTCGATGGAGTTCGTGAACGTCGAAGCCGCGTTCTACACGACGGCGCTCCTGATGTTCGTCTCCGGCGCAATCGTCTACGTCTGGATGGAAGAGACCCATCCCGACTTCGGGACTCACGAGCCACCCGCTCCGGCTACTGAACCGCCAACTCGTGTCGTGTCTGAGGACTAG
- a CDS encoding helix-turn-helix domain-containing protein produces the protein MSLYEASIRVEHECPYRKISERHPDLTIREWPLSDCQVLEISSETTPTDELLEEIGQIGTVLHESEDDSGYHVVTQSCLCSLEESIIDRFEEHNCLYQSPTIYRQGWEHYTVVAFDSEDIRDLLGDLRADREIELLSKTSISETQIPHSMLAPANQLFENLTDRQLAALQLALESGYYEQPRKTSLRELAGKTAVARSTYEEHLRKAENKLLTNAGQVLRLVTATSTADPLRVEETRKAEQAAD, from the coding sequence ATGAGTCTGTACGAGGCCTCGATTCGGGTCGAACACGAGTGTCCGTACCGGAAGATCTCGGAACGGCACCCGGACCTGACCATACGCGAGTGGCCGCTGAGTGACTGCCAGGTGCTCGAAATCTCCTCGGAGACGACGCCGACCGACGAGTTACTCGAGGAGATCGGCCAGATCGGGACCGTCCTGCACGAGTCGGAGGACGACAGCGGGTATCACGTCGTCACGCAGTCCTGTCTCTGTTCGCTCGAGGAGTCCATCATCGACCGCTTCGAGGAGCACAACTGCCTGTACCAGTCGCCGACGATCTACCGCCAGGGATGGGAGCACTACACAGTGGTCGCGTTCGACAGCGAAGACATTCGGGACCTACTTGGTGACCTGCGAGCCGATAGAGAAATCGAGTTGCTCTCGAAAACCTCGATTTCGGAGACGCAGATACCTCACAGCATGTTAGCCCCGGCGAATCAGCTGTTCGAGAACCTCACCGACCGACAGTTAGCGGCACTCCAGTTAGCGCTGGAAAGCGGGTACTACGAGCAACCGCGGAAGACCTCCCTCCGGGAACTGGCCGGCAAGACGGCCGTCGCTCGCTCGACGTACGAAGAACACCTCCGGAAGGCGGAGAACAAACTCCTCACGAACGCGGGACAGGTCCTGCGACTGGTCACCGCGACCTCGACGGCCGACCCGCTGCGAGTAGAAGAGACCCGCAAGGCCGAACAGGCCGCCGATTGA